The Peribacillus simplex genome contains the following window.
ATCCAATTGGACATAATGAATGATTTCTGTTATTATAGTTACTCAGGGTAACAATTACTCAAGGTAACTATATATTATAAGGAGTGTTTCTGATAAAGACTTACCAAAAATTCTTTCAGCAATTATTGCTGATGTACCGGCCTTTTGAAAATAATCTAAATATACAGCTGAACAAGCATGATTTACACAGGGCGCAATGGTCCATTTTACATTACTTATCCAATTATGGTTCGGCAACGCTTGTAGAGCTTGCCAATTATCAAAGTGTGGAAAAGCCCACAATTACCAGGACCATTACCCGTTTGGAAGAGCTGGGATATGTCGAGCATGTGCCAAGTAAAGATAGACGGGAAAAAAGAATGCGGCTTACTGAGCTTGGCTCAAATCTCTACAGTGAAGTCCGCGTGACAATCGATCAATACGAACAGGACATCTTGAAGGGGATCACTGAAGAGGAACAACTCGCGGCCATACGCATTATGGGCGAAATAAGAAATAACATTATAAAGTAAGGAGATAATAAAATGGAACAATCCAGACCTAGACTGTGGACGAAGGACTTTGTCATCGTTTCTTCCATCAATTTTTTCATAACATTAATCTTTTATTTACTGATGGTGACACTTGCCATCTATGCCGTAAATGAATTGAATGCTTCTACAAGCCAAGCCGGACTCATATCGGGTATTTTCATAATCGGGACATTAATCGGACGTCTGTTCATCGGCCGTTTCATTGATTCAATCGGCCGCAAGAAAACATTATTCATCGGATTGATCTTTTTCACTTTGACAACACTTCTATATTTTGTGGATCTCGGAATTGGCTTCCTGCTCGTTAACCGCCTGATCCATGGTATGGCGATGGGTATGGCGAGTACTGCGACAGGAACGATCGTCGCCCAGATCATCCCGGCAACACGAAAAGGAGAAGGCATCGGCTACTACAGCATGAGCGCAACACTTGCGACGGCAATCGGCCCTTTCATCGGTCTGTATATGGCTCAACATACAAGCTTCCAAGTGATATTCAGTTTTTGCCTGGCTTTAGGGCTGATCAGCCTGATTACAGCATTCTTCCTTAATGTCCCGGCATTGAAAGTGACGGCAAAAGTGACTGAAAGTAAAGGATTCAAGCTTTCCAATTTCATTGAACCTAAGGCACTGCCCATCTCAATCATTACTCTGTTATTGGCATTCTGCTATTCCAGCGTCCTTTCTTTCATCAGTTTCTATGCCATCGAAATCAATCTGGTCAATACAGCAAGCTTCTTCTTTGTCGTTTACGCAGTCGCTGTATTATTATCACGCCCTTTCTCAGGACCGTTAATGGACCGGAAAGGATCGAACTTCATTATGTATCCAGCCTTTTTGATTTTCGGAGTCGGTTTGCTCCTTCTAAGCATAACAACCAATAGTTTCACTTTACTGGCAGCTGGTTTCCTCATCGGCCTTGGATTCGGTAATATGCAATCAAGCTCGCAGGCGATTGCCGTT
Protein-coding sequences here:
- a CDS encoding MarR family winged helix-turn-helix transcriptional regulator — protein: MYRPFENNLNIQLNKHDLHRAQWSILHYLSNYGSATLVELANYQSVEKPTITRTITRLEELGYVEHVPSKDRREKRMRLTELGSNLYSEVRVTIDQYEQDILKGITEEEQLAAIRIMGEIRNNIIK
- a CDS encoding MFS transporter, producing MEQSRPRLWTKDFVIVSSINFFITLIFYLLMVTLAIYAVNELNASTSQAGLISGIFIIGTLIGRLFIGRFIDSIGRKKTLFIGLIFFTLTTLLYFVDLGIGFLLVNRLIHGMAMGMASTATGTIVAQIIPATRKGEGIGYYSMSATLATAIGPFIGLYMAQHTSFQVIFSFCLALGLISLITAFFLNVPALKVTAKVTESKGFKLSNFIEPKALPISIITLLLAFCYSSVLSFISFYAIEINLVNTASFFFVVYAVAVLLSRPFSGPLMDRKGSNFIMYPAFLIFGVGLLLLSITTNSFTLLAAGFLIGLGFGNMQSSSQAIAVKLTPPHRMGMATSTFFIMLDAGLGFGPYILGFIIPVTGYSTLYVILGGVVIATSILYHFLHGRKERSARANLASV